A single Silvibacterium dinghuense DNA region contains:
- a CDS encoding ABC transporter permease translates to MRFDVTSSFRPADLAVGLGTLALLCLIAKVGSESFVRFHPPDVIPQISLDPRNLPNYAARSTLRMFIALVASTLFTFAYGYAAARSAKAERVLIPLLDILQSVPVLGFLSVTVTAFIALFRGSLLGLEAASIFAIFTGQAWNMTFSFYQSLRTVPHEMEEMASLYHLSAWERFTRLELPVSAIGLVWNGMMSFGGGWFFLAASESISVLNHQYTLPGIGSYVAAAVAAKDMHALAWAIVTMILLILLIDQLFWKPLVTMADRYKVELSAGEERRFWVVDLWRGSSLPKMVNAAISPIWHAVDRWLSARTAAPEVVYVKPASRRGDIAFNVTTIFFSLVLVATAIRFVWNAVGVHEMLHAAVLGLATAIRVLFLIAFSTLVWTPIGVAIGLSPRLARLTQPLVQIAASFPANFLFPFATLAFIKLGISLNWGSILLMSLGSQWYMLFNVIGGAQAIPNDLREMATSLGLRGWQKWRYLLGPGIFGTWVTGAVTASGGAWNASIVSELVSWGDTTLKASGLGAYIADATGKGDWPRIVLGVGLMSVFVVSLNRLVWRPLYGLAQRRYQIG, encoded by the coding sequence ATGAGGTTCGATGTCACCTCGTCGTTTCGTCCGGCAGATCTGGCTGTAGGTCTGGGTACGCTTGCTCTCCTTTGTCTCATTGCAAAAGTTGGATCGGAATCGTTCGTCCGCTTTCACCCGCCGGACGTTATTCCGCAGATCAGTCTTGATCCGCGCAACCTTCCAAATTACGCGGCACGCTCCACGCTCCGGATGTTCATTGCGCTCGTCGCGTCGACGCTGTTTACGTTTGCCTATGGCTATGCCGCGGCAAGGAGCGCGAAGGCCGAGCGCGTTCTGATTCCGCTGCTCGACATCCTGCAGTCTGTCCCGGTGCTGGGCTTTCTTTCCGTTACGGTGACTGCGTTCATTGCGCTCTTTCGTGGAAGCCTGCTCGGGCTGGAAGCAGCTTCGATCTTCGCCATCTTCACGGGGCAGGCGTGGAATATGACTTTCTCCTTCTACCAGTCTCTGCGCACTGTCCCGCATGAGATGGAGGAGATGGCCTCGCTCTATCATCTTTCGGCCTGGGAGCGGTTCACGCGGCTGGAGCTGCCGGTATCCGCAATCGGGCTGGTCTGGAACGGCATGATGAGCTTCGGCGGCGGCTGGTTCTTTCTCGCCGCCAGCGAATCCATCAGCGTTTTGAATCATCAGTACACGCTGCCGGGGATTGGCTCTTATGTGGCAGCCGCAGTAGCTGCAAAGGACATGCACGCGCTGGCATGGGCGATCGTGACTATGATTCTGCTCATCCTGCTTATCGATCAGCTCTTCTGGAAACCGCTGGTGACCATGGCCGACCGTTACAAGGTTGAGCTGAGCGCAGGTGAGGAACGCCGGTTCTGGGTGGTCGATCTTTGGCGAGGTTCCTCGCTACCGAAAATGGTGAACGCCGCAATCTCCCCGATATGGCACGCCGTTGACCGTTGGCTCTCCGCGCGCACGGCAGCGCCGGAAGTTGTGTACGTCAAGCCGGCTTCCCGCCGTGGCGACATCGCATTCAACGTCACCACGATCTTCTTCTCTCTTGTTCTTGTGGCGACAGCAATACGTTTTGTATGGAATGCAGTGGGCGTCCATGAGATGTTGCATGCCGCCGTACTTGGCCTTGCTACGGCCATACGCGTCCTGTTTTTGATCGCGTTCAGTACGCTTGTGTGGACCCCGATCGGCGTTGCCATCGGCCTCAGTCCGCGGCTGGCCCGTCTTACGCAGCCGCTTGTGCAGATTGCAGCATCGTTTCCGGCGAACTTCCTGTTCCCTTTCGCAACGCTTGCCTTTATCAAGCTCGGCATCAGCCTGAACTGGGGCAGCATTCTGCTTATGTCGCTTGGCTCCCAGTGGTACATGCTCTTCAACGTCATCGGAGGAGCGCAGGCGATTCCGAACGATCTCCGGGAGATGGCGACCAGCCTCGGACTGCGCGGATGGCAGAAGTGGCGCTATCTCCTTGGGCCAGGCATCTTCGGCACATGGGTGACGGGAGCTGTCACTGCGAGCGGAGGTGCATGGAATGCAAGCATCGTCTCGGAGCTTGTCTCCTGGGGTGACACGACACTCAAGGCGTCAGGCCTGGGTGCTTATATTGCCGACGCTACCGGCAAGGGAGACTGGCCCAGGATCGTTCTCGGCGTCGGGCTGATGAGTGTCTTCGTCGTAAGTCTGAATCGCCTGGTCTGGAGACCCCTCTATGGCCTGGCGCAGCGTCGCTACCAGATCGGATAG
- a CDS encoding cation diffusion facilitator family transporter yields the protein MAHVHGPTSGRKMWLSLAVTLSFCTFEAIAGKASHSLALVSDAGHNLSDALALGLAAYALHSMSRPAKGRHTYGFQRISALTALFNASALIVIAILIGLGALERFQHPQPLAGNIMIWVALISVLMNTLIAVALAGDAKNSLNSRAAMIHMAGDAISAAGVVAAGIVVRYTGWGYADAVVSLLIAAFIAWSGVGVLREAGDILMEKAPRHLDPAELAATIREIPSVCNVHDLHVWTVGEGRSFLSCHVAFAAGTSLDACSSVINNIAGQLRKSFSIDHATIQPEIVGACEMASLNAFYCAPEPKPTQAHHHGCTHHH from the coding sequence ATGGCACACGTGCATGGGCCGACAAGCGGCAGGAAGATGTGGTTGTCGCTAGCGGTCACCCTCAGCTTCTGCACTTTTGAAGCGATTGCCGGCAAAGCCTCTCACTCCCTCGCTCTCGTCTCGGATGCAGGTCATAATCTGAGCGACGCGCTGGCTCTCGGTCTGGCCGCATATGCACTCCACTCCATGAGCCGCCCGGCAAAGGGAAGACATACTTATGGCTTTCAGAGGATATCGGCGCTCACCGCACTCTTCAACGCTTCCGCGCTGATCGTGATTGCGATCCTCATCGGGCTCGGAGCGCTGGAGCGCTTCCAGCATCCTCAACCGCTGGCCGGAAACATCATGATCTGGGTCGCACTAATCTCGGTCCTGATGAACACCCTGATCGCAGTCGCGCTCGCCGGCGATGCAAAGAACAGTCTGAATTCGCGCGCCGCCATGATCCATATGGCGGGAGATGCGATCTCGGCAGCAGGCGTCGTAGCAGCAGGCATCGTGGTCCGCTACACAGGATGGGGCTACGCGGATGCCGTGGTTTCACTCCTGATCGCAGCCTTCATCGCCTGGTCCGGCGTAGGCGTCCTTCGCGAGGCAGGAGACATCCTGATGGAGAAAGCGCCTCGCCATCTCGACCCCGCAGAGCTTGCTGCGACGATCCGGGAGATCCCCAGCGTCTGCAACGTGCACGACCTCCATGTCTGGACAGTTGGCGAAGGCCGCAGCTTTCTTAGCTGCCATGTCGCATTTGCTGCAGGAACATCGCTCGATGCGTGCTCATCGGTCATCAACAACATCGCCGGTCAACTGCGTAAGAGCTTCTCGATCGACCATGCGACGATTCAGCCGGAGATTGTCGGCGCGTGCGAGATGGCGAGCTTAAATGCGTTTTATTGCGCTCCGGAGCCTAAGCCGACACAAGCTCATCACCATGGATGCACGCATCACCATTAG
- a CDS encoding MgtC/SapB family protein, which translates to MSAIHQVLAVISAAHPWWTDSTPLWKQQTFPRLLLALALGVCVGAERQWRQRAAGLRTNTLVCLGAAAFVDLGLTVAPNTTQVIAYVVSGVGFLGAGAIMKDGANVRGLNTAATLWCSAAVGACVGAGELLDGIFVAILLIGINSALRPLSRYIDQRSLAATKPYALFRLRILCEAGHAKDAESHLTRAIAERSLLLRELRTEDEEASDTSVLQAVLESQSRSDEHLQEVAAELRACPWVESVDVSGTDPDAE; encoded by the coding sequence ATGTCTGCAATCCATCAAGTTCTGGCCGTTATCTCTGCCGCGCATCCGTGGTGGACAGACTCTACCCCTCTCTGGAAACAACAGACGTTTCCGCGCCTGCTGCTGGCACTTGCACTGGGTGTTTGTGTCGGCGCCGAGCGGCAGTGGAGGCAGCGTGCCGCCGGACTACGCACCAATACACTGGTCTGTTTAGGCGCGGCCGCGTTCGTTGACCTGGGGCTGACGGTCGCACCGAATACCACGCAGGTGATCGCGTACGTAGTCTCCGGTGTCGGTTTTCTCGGAGCCGGCGCGATCATGAAGGACGGCGCCAATGTTCGCGGCCTCAACACCGCCGCGACGCTGTGGTGCTCCGCTGCGGTCGGCGCATGCGTGGGAGCAGGCGAGCTGCTGGATGGCATCTTCGTTGCTATCCTCCTCATCGGGATCAACTCCGCACTGCGTCCCCTTTCTCGCTACATTGACCAGCGATCGCTGGCGGCGACGAAACCTTACGCGCTGTTTCGTCTGAGGATTCTCTGCGAAGCCGGGCATGCGAAGGATGCAGAGAGTCATCTCACGCGAGCCATCGCCGAGCGCTCCCTACTGCTGCGCGAACTGCGAACGGAAGACGAGGAAGCATCGGACACCTCTGTCCTGCAGGCGGTCCTGGAATCGCAGAGCCGCAGCGATGAGCACCTGCAGGAAGTCGCCGCAGAACTCCGCGCATGCCCATGGGTCGAATCCGTGGATGTATCAGGAACCGACCCAGACGCAGAATAG
- a CDS encoding ATP-binding protein encodes MRTVSYPFAAIVGQEQMKLALLLAAIDWRLGVLLRGDKGAGKTTTARSLGALLPAPAPFLNLPIGITEDRLLGGLHLESALRGAPELKHGLLSEAHRGILYIDEVNLLAAHLGDAILDAAASGMHVIEREGFSASHPAEFVLLGSMNPEEGLLRPQLQDRFALSVDIAAPLDQAERQMIVERRLAFDRNPSAFTEEWSIEQEELRSRISRGRELLSSVVPPGEILAQISAAACAAGVRSLRADLSAVRASMACAAWMGEASVAPHHVEAVLPLVLNHRARSGGQPPPSSSQTAQPEQENQNGESQRAIERIFAPRQAVAPVLQIAVDSTVHRGASQKALEEKKGAVTGTRLAESPRELDILATVHHAIAATGSPQPRISDLHEKVRVPRSGVRYLFLIDSSGSHAMQEKMARVKGAVLDLLHRGFRRNDEVAMIVFRGTDAKVLLEPSQILDDARTALEYLPTGGRTPLAHALELAKAYLTSSTVMIVLTDGRANVALRGGDPWIEAKEIASRLRTRSLVIDTAPPEDPFHRAAELGEVLGARSIALADLPALEIFSLEATL; translated from the coding sequence ATGAGGACAGTGAGCTATCCATTTGCTGCGATCGTAGGTCAGGAGCAGATGAAGCTGGCGCTGTTGCTGGCCGCCATCGACTGGCGCCTCGGCGTATTGCTGCGCGGCGATAAGGGCGCGGGTAAGACCACGACCGCACGCTCTCTCGGAGCACTGCTGCCCGCGCCTGCGCCTTTCCTCAATCTGCCCATCGGCATCACGGAAGACCGGTTGCTTGGCGGCCTGCATCTTGAGAGCGCGCTCAGGGGCGCGCCGGAGCTCAAGCATGGACTGCTCTCCGAAGCGCACCGCGGCATCCTCTACATCGATGAAGTAAACCTGCTGGCTGCGCATCTCGGCGACGCGATCCTCGACGCTGCTGCAAGCGGCATGCATGTGATCGAGCGGGAAGGATTCAGCGCTTCGCATCCGGCAGAGTTTGTGCTGCTCGGCAGTATGAATCCGGAAGAGGGATTGCTGCGCCCGCAGCTGCAGGATCGCTTCGCGCTCTCGGTCGACATCGCCGCGCCGCTGGACCAGGCCGAGCGACAGATGATCGTCGAGCGCAGGCTGGCCTTCGATCGCAATCCCTCGGCATTCACCGAGGAGTGGAGTATCGAGCAGGAAGAGCTGCGAAGCAGGATCAGCCGGGGACGCGAGCTGCTCTCTTCCGTTGTTCCTCCAGGCGAAATATTGGCGCAGATCAGTGCCGCAGCCTGCGCGGCCGGTGTGCGTTCGCTCCGCGCCGATCTTTCCGCCGTACGCGCCAGCATGGCCTGCGCTGCGTGGATGGGGGAGGCTTCTGTGGCACCGCATCATGTCGAGGCTGTGCTGCCGCTGGTGTTGAATCATCGCGCGCGTTCCGGCGGACAGCCTCCGCCATCCTCGTCTCAGACTGCACAGCCAGAGCAGGAGAACCAGAACGGGGAATCGCAGCGGGCCATCGAGCGCATCTTTGCGCCGCGGCAGGCAGTCGCGCCGGTGCTGCAGATTGCGGTCGATAGCACGGTGCATCGCGGCGCAAGTCAGAAGGCGCTTGAAGAGAAGAAAGGAGCTGTCACCGGCACGCGTTTGGCAGAGAGCCCGCGCGAGCTGGATATCCTCGCGACGGTCCATCATGCGATAGCCGCGACAGGAAGCCCGCAGCCGCGTATTTCCGATTTGCATGAGAAAGTGCGTGTGCCTCGCTCCGGTGTCCGATATCTCTTTCTCATCGATTCCAGCGGCTCGCATGCCATGCAGGAGAAAATGGCCCGCGTGAAAGGCGCAGTGCTCGATCTGCTCCATCGTGGATTTCGCAGGAATGACGAGGTTGCGATGATCGTCTTCCGCGGCACGGATGCGAAGGTTCTGCTCGAACCGTCACAGATCCTCGATGACGCGAGGACAGCGCTCGAATATCTTCCTACGGGCGGCAGAACGCCGCTGGCGCATGCGCTGGAGTTGGCAAAAGCCTACCTGACTTCGTCGACGGTGATGATCGTGCTCACGGATGGACGAGCGAACGTGGCGCTGCGCGGCGGCGATCCGTGGATAGAAGCGAAAGAGATCGCGAGCCGGTTGCGCACTCGCTCTTTGGTCATTGACACCGCACCGCCGGAAGATCCGTTTCATCGCGCGGCAGAGCTTGGAGAGGTGCTGGGCGCGCGATCTATCGCGCTGGCTGATCTTCCGGCCCTGGAAATATTCAGCCTTGAGGCTACCCTCTGA
- a CDS encoding cobaltochelatase subunit CobN — MTSHRQRVIRADGRTLNIVQHRGHLSYCFTGCCCGRTERGYAEVPVDVYKEEWTRRKIRNQVHLTKGGCLGPCALANVASLVFDGHAIWFHSVNSAWQVRQIFDYIESMLKADRFLKPPAELSEFVFNYYDWDVRKSAAPADAAQPQQSDGIMLLSHADTDLLTLAKAKEQLPPDLELAAYSLNALHSEDQMEVLLAGELGRARIVVLRVHGPLSAVPAFDRLRRHCIDRGQSLVLVSGTGELTPEFTQTVHVPADVMETAARYLALGGVGNFVELCHFLSDRLLLSGYGYAQPMPMPEHGIYLPDMGVASLEDWQRRADPAKPTAAVLFYRAHRMSGNTGFIDALAQALEERGLNVLCVFTSSLKSKEAGRPAVFSWIEGRADVLISTLSFAIGEINTGTVTEAGEAVHALEALGIPVLQAIASGMARGSWEGSRRGLNALDTAINVAIPEFDGRIITVPISFKERGGAAQDGLYVADEERIGRVAGIAARLARLRHTSNAERRVAFVLTNSAAKASQVGGAVGLDTPASLLTTLHALRSRRYSITALPESSDALMQRLLERGSYDDRYPLDPARAERFSRVAYHAQYSVFPERVRRRMEGYWGEPQAHGFSVRSEKPKTDKKLLGTLAGKIAAVEQEPWSDERSYHFAALSFGNALVALQPPRGYGIDPDAIYHTPDLPPTHHYTAFYRWLGTPQSEGGWGADAIVHMGKHGTLEWLPGKGIGLSSECYPDLLLGDMPLVYPFIINDPGEGSQSKRRAHAVIVDHLTPPMTTAETYGTLAELNQLVNEYYAVEKLDPTKLPYLQQQIWDLVQKANLQADLDLKTMLSRDHGDHKHEWDDELTPEGVPATLAEMSGSDVAHLIEDLDGYLCELGMAQIRSGLHVLGQMPPLPEMLRSLTRLSNANVPSLQTALAFAYGYDLAALMQQQGARLAAENTLAGRTVHTHADVLEALDQLAFDLYAMLEEFGFRTDAISEAQRALLGLETEEIGSVLHFACTTLVPHLEQAGDEIEHLLDALEGKYVPAGPAGAPTRGMAHILPTGRNFYAVDPRALPSQASWRVGQHLAREAIERFMLEEGAYPEMMGLSVWGTSQMRTHGDDIAEAFALLGVEPVWNAQSRRIEGVALIPLETLSRPRIDVTLRISGFFRDAFPHLIDLFDQAVSLVIDQDEPLDKNFPRKHYLADLEKKSDLPMEEAESQARYRMFGSKPGAYGAGILPLIETGNWKDDHDFARTFLEWGGYAYGQNASGVDARTVFAERLQAVQVALHNQDNREHDIFDSDDYFQFHGGMVASIRALTGVQPKAYFGDSSRPDAVRVRDLKEEALRVYRSRVVNPKWIESIQRHGYKGGLELAATVDYIFGFDATAQIAPDFIYEGLAEHYALSPEMQEFLRKSNPWAMNAIAERLLEAAKRELWENPKPETLEGLRGLLLESEAILEAQGEQKRETVE; from the coding sequence ATGACCTCGCACCGGCAGCGCGTCATTCGTGCGGACGGACGTACCCTGAACATCGTCCAGCATCGCGGCCATCTCTCCTATTGCTTCACCGGGTGCTGCTGCGGGCGCACCGAGCGCGGTTACGCCGAGGTTCCGGTGGACGTTTATAAGGAAGAGTGGACGCGGCGCAAAATTCGCAACCAGGTTCACCTCACCAAGGGCGGATGCCTCGGCCCCTGCGCGCTGGCTAACGTCGCCAGCCTCGTCTTCGATGGCCACGCCATCTGGTTTCACTCGGTGAACAGCGCCTGGCAGGTGCGGCAGATCTTCGACTACATCGAGTCGATGCTCAAGGCCGACCGCTTTCTGAAGCCTCCGGCGGAGCTGAGTGAATTTGTCTTCAACTATTACGACTGGGACGTGCGCAAGTCCGCTGCGCCCGCGGATGCAGCACAACCGCAGCAGTCAGACGGCATCATGCTGCTTTCGCATGCGGACACCGATCTGCTCACGTTGGCAAAGGCGAAGGAGCAGCTTCCTCCGGATCTCGAGCTCGCAGCCTATTCTCTGAATGCACTGCACAGTGAGGACCAGATGGAGGTGTTGCTCGCCGGAGAGTTGGGGCGAGCGCGCATCGTCGTGCTGCGTGTGCACGGCCCGCTGAGCGCGGTTCCCGCATTCGATCGCCTGCGGCGGCACTGCATAGATCGCGGTCAATCGCTGGTGCTGGTCAGCGGCACCGGTGAGCTCACGCCCGAGTTTACGCAGACTGTGCATGTGCCTGCCGACGTGATGGAGACGGCTGCGCGCTATCTCGCGCTCGGCGGCGTAGGTAATTTCGTTGAGCTGTGCCACTTCCTCTCCGACCGCCTGCTGCTGAGCGGCTACGGATACGCGCAGCCCATGCCGATGCCTGAGCATGGCATTTATTTGCCTGATATGGGCGTGGCGTCTCTCGAAGACTGGCAGCGCAGGGCCGATCCGGCAAAGCCCACCGCGGCGGTGCTCTTTTATCGCGCGCATCGCATGAGCGGCAACACCGGCTTCATCGATGCGCTGGCGCAGGCGCTCGAAGAGCGTGGGCTGAATGTCCTGTGCGTCTTTACTTCGAGCCTCAAGTCAAAGGAAGCAGGCAGGCCCGCGGTCTTTTCCTGGATCGAGGGGCGAGCGGATGTGCTTATCTCCACGCTGTCCTTCGCCATCGGTGAAATCAATACCGGCACGGTTACAGAAGCGGGCGAGGCGGTGCATGCGCTCGAAGCGCTCGGCATTCCGGTATTGCAGGCTATTGCCAGCGGCATGGCGCGTGGCTCATGGGAGGGATCGAGGCGCGGGCTGAATGCGCTCGATACGGCGATCAACGTGGCTATCCCTGAATTCGATGGCCGCATCATTACCGTGCCCATTTCTTTCAAAGAGCGCGGAGGCGCGGCGCAGGATGGCCTCTACGTCGCAGACGAGGAGCGCATAGGGCGCGTGGCCGGCATCGCCGCACGACTGGCCAGGCTGCGGCACACGTCGAACGCCGAACGCCGCGTGGCCTTTGTGCTGACGAACTCCGCGGCCAAGGCCTCGCAGGTCGGCGGCGCGGTGGGCCTCGATACGCCGGCCAGCCTGCTCACTACGCTGCATGCGCTGCGCAGCCGCCGCTACAGCATCACCGCATTGCCGGAGTCGTCCGACGCGCTCATGCAGCGTCTGCTCGAGCGTGGCTCGTATGACGACCGCTATCCGCTCGATCCCGCCCGCGCAGAGCGCTTCTCGAGGGTTGCTTACCATGCTCAGTATTCCGTGTTTCCCGAGCGCGTACGCCGCAGGATGGAAGGCTACTGGGGCGAGCCGCAGGCGCATGGGTTCAGCGTGCGATCCGAGAAGCCGAAGACCGACAAGAAGCTGCTGGGAACGCTCGCCGGTAAGATTGCCGCGGTCGAACAGGAACCATGGAGCGATGAGCGGAGCTATCACTTCGCTGCGCTGAGCTTCGGCAACGCGCTCGTCGCACTGCAACCGCCGCGTGGCTACGGCATAGATCCGGATGCGATCTATCACACGCCGGATCTGCCTCCGACGCATCACTACACGGCCTTCTATCGCTGGCTGGGCACGCCGCAATCCGAGGGCGGATGGGGCGCAGATGCGATTGTCCACATGGGTAAGCACGGCACGCTCGAATGGTTGCCGGGCAAGGGCATCGGCCTGTCGAGCGAATGCTATCCTGACCTGCTGCTGGGCGACATGCCGCTGGTCTATCCCTTCATCATCAACGACCCCGGTGAAGGCAGCCAGTCGAAGCGTCGCGCGCACGCCGTCATCGTCGATCACCTGACGCCGCCGATGACTACCGCCGAAACGTACGGTACGCTCGCGGAGTTGAATCAGCTCGTCAATGAATACTATGCCGTAGAGAAGCTCGATCCCACGAAGCTGCCGTATCTGCAGCAACAAATCTGGGACCTGGTGCAGAAGGCGAACCTGCAGGCCGATCTCGACCTGAAGACCATGCTCAGCCGCGACCACGGCGACCACAAGCACGAGTGGGATGACGAGCTGACGCCCGAAGGCGTGCCGGCGACGCTGGCCGAGATGAGCGGCAGCGATGTTGCGCACCTCATCGAAGATCTCGACGGCTATCTGTGCGAACTGGGCATGGCGCAGATTCGCAGCGGTCTCCATGTGCTCGGCCAGATGCCGCCGCTGCCGGAGATGCTGCGCTCGCTCACCCGCCTCTCGAATGCGAATGTGCCCAGCCTGCAGACCGCGCTGGCCTTTGCGTATGGATACGATCTCGCAGCTCTGATGCAGCAGCAGGGTGCGCGCCTCGCGGCAGAAAACACTCTGGCTGGCCGCACGGTGCACACACATGCCGATGTGCTCGAAGCGCTCGATCAGCTGGCCTTCGATCTCTACGCGATGCTCGAAGAGTTTGGCTTCCGTACGGATGCGATTTCGGAGGCGCAGCGTGCCCTGCTGGGTCTCGAGACAGAGGAGATCGGCAGCGTGCTGCACTTCGCCTGCACGACACTGGTGCCACATCTGGAGCAGGCAGGCGACGAGATCGAGCATCTTCTCGACGCGCTCGAAGGTAAATACGTCCCCGCCGGGCCCGCAGGTGCACCGACGCGCGGCATGGCGCACATCCTGCCCACCGGGCGGAATTTTTATGCAGTCGATCCGCGGGCTCTGCCGTCGCAGGCATCGTGGCGCGTGGGGCAACATCTTGCGCGTGAGGCGATTGAGCGCTTCATGCTCGAAGAAGGCGCGTATCCCGAAATGATGGGTCTCAGCGTGTGGGGTACCTCGCAGATGCGCACGCACGGCGACGATATAGCGGAGGCCTTTGCGCTGCTTGGCGTGGAGCCGGTGTGGAATGCGCAGTCGCGCCGTATCGAAGGCGTCGCGCTCATCCCGCTGGAAACGCTGAGCCGTCCGCGCATCGACGTTACGCTGCGCATCAGTGGCTTCTTCCGCGATGCCTTCCCGCACCTCATCGATCTCTTCGATCAGGCGGTCTCGCTGGTGATCGATCAGGACGAGCCGCTCGATAAAAATTTTCCGCGCAAGCATTACCTTGCCGATCTCGAAAAGAAAAGCGACCTTCCCATGGAAGAGGCCGAGTCGCAGGCGCGTTATCGGATGTTCGGTTCCAAGCCCGGAGCTTATGGCGCGGGCATTCTTCCACTGATCGAGACCGGCAATTGGAAGGACGATCATGATTTCGCGCGCACCTTCCTCGAATGGGGAGGCTACGCCTATGGGCAGAATGCCTCCGGAGTCGATGCGCGCACGGTTTTTGCCGAACGCCTGCAGGCGGTGCAGGTGGCTTTGCACAATCAGGACAATCGCGAGCACGACATCTTCGACTCGGATGACTATTTTCAGTTTCATGGAGGCATGGTCGCGTCCATCCGCGCGCTCACCGGCGTGCAGCCCAAGGCGTATTTCGGCGACAGCTCGCGGCCCGATGCCGTACGCGTGCGCGACCTGAAGGAAGAGGCGCTGCGTGTCTATCGCTCGCGCGTCGTTAACCCCAAATGGATCGAGAGCATTCAGCGCCACGGCTACAAAGGCGGCCTGGAGCTGGCCGCGACCGTCGATTACATCTTCGGCTTCGATGCCACAGCGCAGATTGCGCCGGACTTCATCTATGAGGGGCTTGCCGAGCACTACGCGCTCTCACCGGAGATGCAGGAATTCCTCCGAAAGTCGAACCCCTGGGCCATGAACGCCATTGCGGAGCGGCTGCTCGAAGCGGCGAAGCGCGAGCTGTGGGAGAATCCGAAGCCCGAAACACTGGAGGGCCTGCGCGGCCTGCTGCTCGAGAGCGAAGCCATTCTTGAAGCGCAGGGAGAGCAAAAGAGGGAGACGGTGGAATGA
- a CDS encoding FecCD family ABC transporter permease, with protein MGVVPMNAAPRRRISARLSLALSLVVFLAAALILPWIGAGPISFVHVLHRQSPDYEILLQLRLSRTLLALIAGGALSLAGALFQAMLRDALATPYTLGISAGASCGAVAAILLGWETFLGIPTTWIGSLIGAFAVLVLVIGGAFRQRQVSSFGLLLTGIAINSICEAFILILSSFAGVSRSFSIARWLIGSVDSVSYTSLAMLAAVVLIASGILFSRARSWNLLAVSERWAASRGVNVGSLLAQGYILGSILVAGAIALTGPIGFVGLIVPHLVRSRISPDHRLLMPCSFLLGGALLALCDAIGRIVMPPAELPAGAVVALIGGPYLVWIIRQRTPAEEL; from the coding sequence GTGGGTGTGGTACCAATGAACGCCGCGCCGCGCCGCAGGATTTCTGCCCGACTGAGCCTTGCTCTCTCCCTCGTCGTCTTTCTCGCCGCGGCGCTGATTCTTCCGTGGATAGGCGCCGGGCCCATCAGCTTTGTGCATGTGCTGCATCGCCAGTCGCCGGACTATGAGATCCTGCTGCAGCTCCGGCTCTCGCGCACGCTCCTCGCATTGATCGCAGGCGGCGCGCTCTCTCTGGCGGGAGCGCTCTTTCAGGCGATGCTTCGCGATGCGCTTGCCACGCCGTATACGCTCGGCATCTCTGCCGGCGCATCGTGCGGCGCAGTCGCTGCGATTCTCCTCGGCTGGGAGACATTTCTCGGCATTCCGACGACCTGGATCGGCTCACTGATCGGCGCATTCGCCGTGCTCGTGCTGGTCATCGGAGGCGCATTCCGCCAGCGCCAGGTCTCTTCGTTCGGACTGCTGCTCACTGGCATCGCCATCAACAGCATTTGTGAGGCATTCATTCTCATCCTCAGCAGCTTTGCCGGTGTATCGCGCTCCTTCTCCATCGCGCGCTGGCTTATCGGCAGCGTGGACTCGGTGAGCTACACCTCGCTTGCCATGCTTGCCGCTGTCGTACTGATTGCTTCGGGCATCCTCTTTTCCCGTGCGCGAAGCTGGAACCTGCTTGCGGTGAGCGAACGCTGGGCGGCCTCGCGCGGTGTGAATGTTGGCTCGCTGCTCGCGCAGGGATATATTCTCGGTTCCATCCTCGTTGCCGGAGCTATCGCGCTCACCGGCCCCATCGGCTTTGTCGGACTGATCGTGCCGCATCTTGTCCGCTCCCGCATCAGTCCGGATCATCGGTTGCTCATGCCATGCTCGTTTCTTCTCGGTGGCGCGCTGCTCGCTCTGTGCGATGCGATTGGACGCATCGTGATGCCGCCCGCGGAGCTTCCGGCGGGAGCCGTCGTCGCGTTGATCGGTGGTCCTTACCTGGTCTGGATCATTCGCCAGAGAACCCCGGCGGAGGAGCTATGA